AACCAGAGGGATAGTGATGGGCATTGTTAAAATCGGCTTTTACTCGACCCAACTCTGCTACATCGTTTTTAACTCCAAAAGCATTAGACAAGCCAGGAGCAATTACTGGTACATTAGCAGTATCAGGGTCGCTTTTTATTGCCTGATAAAGATCTGCTTGATAGTTACTGAGTCCATTGGGAAAGTTTTGTCCTTTGTAAGTTTCATCCCTGGTATGATTCCATTCATTKGGTCCTTCTACCGACTCRATCGCCGCTCCGAATTCTTCTACWAGMKCGACAGACTCATYRRGACTRAGTTCTTCAGGGTTCATRACYARATTRAATTCMATTCCCAGTTTTGCYARTTCYTTGAGCCTACTAATWGTYRWRTYGTCATCTGGKCTWACAYTRGTTCTTACATGACGAACATCTAATTCATCTAGTCTGGGTTTGATAACCGAATCAAAATTACCATAGGCAGTTTCTCGGTTTCCTGCTTGAACTATAACTCCTATTGAGTCGAGGAAGTCGTCGGTACTGCGAGCTTTAACGTTACTCATATTAACGTTATTAGTGTTTTGTGTTTCAACGGCGTTGAGGACAGAAGATTTACTTTCAACAGTAACGTTTTCAACTTTATTGTTTTTGTCATTTACGCCATCGTTTACGTTTTTTTGCTCGAACGCTAACCAATTAAGGTTAAAGTAACCACTATCACCAACTTCTAGAAGCAGAATTTTATCCTCGCCACCATCGAGTTCGACATCTTGTAGCTCTATTGTCTGCCAATTTTGCCAGCCCCCCGTTCCAGTAACGGTAACTTTTCCAAGCAATTTATCATCTAGCTTGACATTTATTGAACCAGAAGTATCATTCGGTGCGGCAACTCGAAATTTTAGGTCGTATGTCCCTGCGGTAACGTCTGTAGTGTATTCCAGCCATTCCTTGCCAGCAAACCAGCCAAGATTATAGCCGCCACCAACATCACTAGTTTTTTCGATGTCAACACCCTCGTTTTGCCGATAGTCGCCGCYATGATTGATGGAATCAAAATCTTGATAGGAGACACCTGCACCTCCGTTGTCAAAATGTTCTACCTGAAGATATTCTTCTT
This portion of the Myxosarcina sp. GI1 genome encodes:
- a CDS encoding carbohydrate-binding protein, which translates into the protein MNSNSSANSVQTPFTGEAFVIGDTKKEEYLQVEHFDNGGAGVSYQDFDSINHXGDYRQNEGVDIEKTSDVGGGYNLGWFAGKEWLEYTTDVTAGTYDLKFRVAAPNDTSGSINVKLDDKLLGKVTVTGTGGWQNWQTIELQDVELDGGEDKILLLEVGDSGYFNLNWLAFEQKNVNDGVNDKNNKVENVTVESKSSVLNAVETQNTNNVNMSNVKARSTDDFLDSIGVIVQAGNRETAYGNFDSVIKPRLDELDVRHVRTXVXPDDBXTISRLKELAKLGXEFNLVMNPEELSXBESVXLVEEFGAAIESVEGPNEWNHTRDETYKGQNFPNGLSNYQADLYQAIKSDPDTANVPVIAPGLSNAFGVKNDVAELGRVKADFNNAHHYPSGLNPYNDEFFWHLPIYYKLSGADKPLIVTETGYFNSVQDPKGISEEAAGKYLPRLLLEYFNLGIERTYLYELIDDRASDSREFNFGLLRADGSKKPGFVAIENLIDILDSGGSGSSGGSGSLDFALQGDTNDIHQTLLQKQDGQYYLALWQEVPSYDLNTNSNINVPAKNLTLNFGSNIQQAKVYDPHKSKDAQTTVSNVNSMDVSVSDKVTILEISI